The proteins below are encoded in one region of Rana temporaria chromosome 2, aRanTem1.1, whole genome shotgun sequence:
- the LOC120928218 gene encoding E3 SUMO-protein ligase KIAA1586-like → MQQGQRVSQEWSGCLISSYGRDKAAQQSSLRKKIKEHRDSIYHKKAVEIKEKATQNTMQKHIEDMRKAEYASTCNVFRTAYKIGKHGRPFTDMPIDVQLQVLNGVKMGRVLHSNNSCANILDHIAAEMKKKVVNDIVMNERKLCVLIDESTTISGKSVLVVCLRSAISNEQPDTVFFELIELQGTTANDITEALLECLHNNGFDPHYLQEHLLAFACDGASVMLGRKAGVAAQLCSKFPYLFVWHCSNHRLELAVCDVLKEVGGINHFKIFLDQLYSLYHASPKNQRELTESAHSVGQRLLVIGRVLSVRWVASSERTVKAVWENYPALQVHFTSAAADTSRDSRERAKYKGLNDVLTTVSFVVNLGIMYDALTELSDLSRMLQRRDMTLDQADRQLDRQIRVFESMVSTPGPYTQIAIEAENKKIFRNVCLHENERVIKINPGQFFRSLAENVKCRMTPTTSSHVSRTSSEKTDSHLLSDIKVLQSDSWPASLEIQYGDAAVRRLCQRFRVGERKSVQGFREYKDLKASKTPEDLKPLLKAVHTIAVSTSECERAFSSMNDTLTDKRNSLDIKRLSNLIFLKCNGPPLDQFNAQTYVQTWLAKGRRSAAFTNCEAKSARKVEPKTCWSLF, encoded by the coding sequence AAAATTAAAGAGCACAGAGACTCAATTTATCACAAGAAAGCAGTTGAAATAAAAGAGAAGGCAACACAAAATACAATGCAAAAACACATTGAAGATATGAGAAAGGCTGAATACGCCTCAACTTGCAATGTGTTTAGAACAGCTTATAAGATTGGCAAGCATGGGCGTCCCTTTACAGACATGCCAATAGATGTCCAGTTGCAAGTCTTAAATGGTGTCAAGATGGGCAGAGTTTTACACTCTAATAACTCGTGTGCAAATATACTGGATCACATTGCAGCTGAAATGAAAAAGAAGGTAGTCAATGACATAGTGATGAATGAAAGAAAACTGTGTGTGCTCATTGATGAATCCACTACAATAAGTGGAAAGTCTGTCCTTGTCGTGTGCCTGCGGTCAGCTATTTCCAATGAACAGCCAGACACAGTATTTTTTGAACTCATTGAGCTGCAGGGGACCACAGCAAATGACATCACTGAAGCACTGTTAGAATGTCTTCATAATAATGGCTTTGACCCTCACTACCTACAGGAACATTTGTTGGCATTTGCTTGTGATGGAGCCTCAGTGATGCTTGGGAGGAAAGCAGGAGTTGCTGCGCAGCTTTGTTCCAAATTCCCTTACCTGTTTGTCTGGCATTGTTCCAATCACAGACTGGAACTGGCAGTTTGTGATGTTTTGAAGGAGGTTGGAGGaatcaaccactttaaaatatttttagatCAGCTTTACTCCCTCTACCATGCATCCCCAAAAAACCAAAGGGAGTTAACAGAGAGTGCTCACAGTGTTGGACAGCGTCTCCTTGTGATAGGCCGTGTTTTATCAGTGCGTTGGGTTGCTTCAAGTGAGAGAACGGTGAAAGCAGTATGGGAGAACTACCCAGCTTTGCAGGTACACTTTACAAGTGCTGCTGCTGATACCAGCAGGGACTCAAGAGAGAGAGCAAAATACAAAGGACTCAATGATGTTCTCACTACTGTTTCTTTTGTGGTCAATCTTGGCATCATGTATGACGCTCTCACAGAACTCAGTGACCTCTCAAGAATGCTCCAGAGACGTGACATGACTTTGGATCAAGCCGACAGGCAGCTGGACCGACAGATCCGGGTGTTTGAGTCAATGGTATCCACACCTGGTCCCTACACACAAATTGCCATTGAGGCTGAAAATAAGAAAATCTTCAGAAATGTATGCCTGCATGAAAATGAGAGGGTTATAAAAATCAACCCTGGGCAATTTTTCCGTAGCCTGGCTGAAAATGTTAAGTGCAGGATGACTCCAACAACTTCCTCACATGTCAGTAGAACCTCATCTGAAAAGACAGACAGTCACCTCCTCTCAGACATCAAGGTCCTCCAGTCTGACTCCTGGCCTGCATCTCTTGAGATTCAATATGGTGATGCAGCGGTCAGACGTTTATGTCAGAGATTCAGAGTTGGGGAGAGGAAAAGTGTCCAAGGATTTAGGGAGTATAAAGACCTTAAAGCTTCCAAGACACCAGAAGACCTGAAGCCTCTTCTTAAAGCTGTCCACACCATTGCAGTATCAACAAGTGAATGCGAGCGAGCTTTCAGCTCAATGAATGATACTTTGACAGATAAAAGAAACTCTCTCGACATCAAAAGGCTTTCAAATCTGATCTTCCTGAAATGCAACGGACCACCCTTGGATCAGTTTAATGCACAAACATATGTGCAGACATGGCTGGCAAAAGGGAGGAGAAGTGCAGCCTTCACAAACTGCGAAGCCAAAAGTGCAAGGAAAGTGGAGCCCAAAACGTGCTGGAGCCTTTTCTAG